A region from the Mycoplasmopsis bovigenitalium genome encodes:
- a CDS encoding hexose phosphate transporter: MQKIINKMNNPKNKVAYGFLLWSFISIGYLLFVANWGFVVGLAGNGIDANGAADAGFLSYFKIVKNAAFDLTNNAANWAITLGRGIGSVAVALLLAKFAHKYSTIIAISLTLIGIPAQFMPAAPYGYVLFLILRTFMAIGGTMLVILTQPVVSAFFGKKQKSIVSQFGIWFYPLGTIISILPFVFAGKSSVVRENWQLIFTILAALNVIPLIIIIIFGSHFDKTTTENQPKQEGFKILGKYLKSKATYAWVLLYGAWLCAVVFPTTSVSFNIFHDLASIKRNTFDHEIRIWSVCFLAAVFIAPITIGLWSKTNFKRRWFIGLILFIGIMLYALSAVTFIYGVAKKNVFVSVLFYIFGFLSGLCLWGIQGVMLNMPHEYKNSDPKTIGWMFSLIWGMGYIFFTVILIGISIIPIAGAKLGGNNYIYSTITFIVLIVVSLSAILGAFLLKEPSAQTNEQTKMQTK, from the coding sequence ATGCAAAAGATTATTAATAAAATGAATAATCCAAAAAATAAAGTGGCATATGGATTTTTACTATGGTCATTTATTTCAATTGGTTATTTATTATTTGTTGCCAACTGAGGTTTTGTAGTTGGTTTAGCAGGTAATGGTATTGATGCGAATGGTGCTGCTGATGCAGGATTTTTAAGTTATTTTAAAATTGTTAAAAATGCAGCATTTGACTTAACAAACAATGCCGCCAACTGAGCAATTACATTAGGTAGAGGGATTGGCTCAGTGGCTGTTGCATTGTTATTGGCTAAATTTGCACACAAATATAGCACAATAATTGCTATTTCATTGACTTTGATCGGTATCCCAGCACAATTTATGCCAGCAGCGCCATACGGATATGTATTATTCTTAATACTAAGAACCTTTATGGCTATTGGTGGTACAATGCTAGTTATTTTAACTCAACCAGTTGTTTCAGCATTCTTTGGTAAAAAGCAAAAATCAATTGTTTCTCAATTTGGTATTTGATTCTACCCCTTAGGAACTATAATTTCTATATTACCTTTTGTTTTTGCGGGTAAATCATCAGTAGTTAGAGAAAATTGACAATTAATTTTTACAATTCTAGCCGCCTTAAATGTTATTCCATTGATTATAATTATCATTTTTGGTTCACATTTCGATAAAACCACAACAGAAAATCAACCAAAACAAGAAGGCTTTAAAATTTTAGGTAAATACCTAAAATCAAAAGCAACTTATGCATGAGTTCTATTATATGGTGCATGATTATGTGCAGTAGTTTTCCCAACAACTAGTGTTTCATTTAATATATTCCACGACTTAGCAAGCATTAAACGTAATACATTTGATCATGAAATTCGTATTTGATCAGTTTGCTTTTTAGCAGCTGTATTCATTGCGCCAATAACAATCGGTTTATGATCAAAAACTAACTTCAAAAGACGTTGATTCATTGGTTTAATACTATTTATTGGTATTATGCTATATGCATTGTCAGCCGTAACATTCATTTATGGTGTTGCTAAAAAGAATGTATTTGTAAGTGTTTTATTCTACATTTTTGGCTTTTTAAGTGGTTTATGTTTATGAGGTATTCAAGGTGTTATGCTGAATATGCCTCATGAATATAAAAATTCTGATCCTAAAACAATTGGCTGAATGTTTAGTTTAATTTGAGGTATGGGATATATATTCTTTACAGTCATTTTAATCGGAATTTCAATTATTCCTATCGCGGGAGCTAAACTAGGGGGCAACAACTACATTTATTCAACAATTACATTTATTGTTCTTATTGTAGTTTCACTTTCAGCCATTTTAGGTGCATTCTTACTTAAAGAACCAAGTGCACAAACAAATGAACAAACAAAGATGCAAACTAAATAA